From a region of the Myxococcaceae bacterium JPH2 genome:
- a CDS encoding aldehyde dehydrogenase family protein produces MSDARSLSPQLPVLQLLIDGQWTDPVEGGTFPVTNPATGQRLCDAPSGTAADVDRAVKAARRAFESGPWSRMTGRERGRLVRKLADLLWERREEFALIESLNNGKTFRDAVRGDVAPGAGTLAYFADLAGGILGEVLPVAGPFHTYCLKEPVGVVGAIVPWNYPTCLLCWKLGPALASGCTVVVKPSEYTPLTALKLGALALEAGFPPGVLNVVTGYGDPAGEALARHPDVDKISFTGSARTARRLMQASAGSNLKKLTLELGGKSPQVIFPDADFDRAVEACFWGIFGNKGETCNAGSRVLVHEHAYDAFVARLAERAKSLRVGDPLDPSTEMGAQVSQRQLETILGYIDAGVKQGARVLAGGARDLDGEKSRGFFVKPTIFGDVKPEMRIAQEEIFGPVLSCLRFRDDAEALSIANGTPYGLAASLWTRDVARAHALARQVKSGVVWINCFNEFDDAAPFGGYKESGWGRDLSHHALEGYLQTKAVWTQLPSLP; encoded by the coding sequence ATGTCCGACGCGCGCTCTCTCTCGCCGCAGCTCCCCGTGCTCCAGCTGCTCATCGATGGTCAATGGACGGATCCGGTGGAGGGCGGCACCTTTCCGGTGACGAACCCCGCCACGGGCCAACGGCTCTGTGATGCGCCGTCCGGCACCGCCGCGGACGTGGACCGCGCCGTGAAAGCCGCGCGCCGCGCCTTCGAGTCCGGGCCGTGGAGTCGCATGACGGGCCGCGAGCGCGGTCGGCTCGTGCGCAAGCTGGCGGACCTGCTGTGGGAGCGGCGCGAGGAGTTCGCGCTCATCGAGTCGCTCAACAACGGCAAGACATTCCGGGACGCGGTGCGCGGAGACGTGGCGCCGGGCGCGGGCACGCTCGCGTACTTCGCGGACCTGGCGGGCGGCATCCTCGGCGAGGTGCTCCCGGTAGCGGGGCCCTTCCACACCTACTGTTTGAAGGAGCCCGTCGGCGTGGTGGGCGCCATCGTCCCCTGGAACTATCCGACGTGCCTCTTGTGCTGGAAGCTGGGCCCCGCGCTGGCGTCCGGCTGCACCGTGGTGGTGAAGCCCTCCGAGTACACGCCGCTCACCGCGCTGAAGCTGGGCGCGCTCGCGCTGGAGGCGGGCTTCCCGCCCGGCGTGCTCAACGTGGTGACGGGCTATGGAGACCCCGCGGGCGAGGCCCTGGCGCGTCACCCGGACGTGGACAAGATTTCGTTCACGGGCTCGGCGCGCACCGCGCGTCGCCTGATGCAGGCCTCGGCGGGCAGCAACCTCAAGAAGCTGACCTTGGAGCTGGGCGGCAAGAGCCCGCAGGTCATCTTCCCCGATGCTGATTTCGATCGCGCCGTGGAGGCGTGCTTCTGGGGCATCTTTGGCAACAAAGGTGAGACGTGCAACGCGGGCAGCCGCGTGCTCGTGCACGAACATGCCTATGACGCGTTCGTTGCAAGGCTCGCGGAGCGCGCGAAGTCGCTGCGCGTGGGTGACCCGTTGGACCCATCCACGGAGATGGGTGCGCAGGTGAGCCAGCGGCAACTGGAGACCATCCTCGGCTACATCGACGCGGGCGTGAAGCAGGGCGCGCGCGTGCTCGCGGGCGGCGCACGCGACCTCGACGGCGAGAAGTCCCGGGGCTTCTTCGTGAAGCCCACCATCTTCGGGGACGTGAAGCCGGAGATGCGCATCGCGCAGGAGGAGATTTTCGGCCCGGTGCTCAGCTGCCTGCGCTTCCGCGACGACGCCGAGGCGCTGAGCATCGCCAATGGCACGCCCTATGGATTGGCCGCGAGCTTGTGGACGCGCGACGTGGCGCGGGCGCATGCGCTCGCCCGACAGGTGAAGAGCGGCGTGGTGTGGATCAACTGCTTCAACGAGTTCGACGATGCGGCGCCCTTCGGTGGCTACAAGGAATCCGGCTGGGGCCGGGACCTGTCGCACCACGCGCTGGAGGGCTACCTGCAGACGAAGGCGGTGTGGACCCAGCTGCCCTCGCTTCCCTGA